The Neobacillus sp. OS1-2 genome includes a window with the following:
- a CDS encoding D-glycerate dehydrogenase: MKPKVFIAKPIPIEVEEYIAHYCEYKIWNKQEPIPMEVLLKEAAEVEGLMTSKGAINREFLNHAPHLKIVSKFGVGYDNFDTAAMKQCGVVGTHTPFVLDETVADLAFGLILSAARRIPELNNVVKDKRWEKPFTDSFIFGQDVHHATIGIIGMGRVGEKIARRAALGFEMNVLYNSPRRKYALEEKYGIQYCELNPLLEGSDFVLLMLPLNESTYHFMGEEQFHRMKSTAIFINCARGQVVDEKALIRALKEGKIYGAGLDVYEAEPIEMDNPLLNMANVVTLPHIGSATEKTRFDMAMVAAKNLVAGVTGQVPEHVVPELQSLVK, translated from the coding sequence ATGAAACCAAAAGTCTTTATTGCTAAACCTATTCCAATAGAAGTGGAGGAATACATCGCACACTATTGCGAGTATAAGATATGGAATAAACAGGAGCCAATCCCAATGGAGGTTCTTTTGAAGGAAGCAGCGGAAGTGGAAGGGCTGATGACATCAAAAGGCGCCATTAATAGGGAGTTTTTAAACCATGCTCCCCATTTGAAAATTGTTAGCAAATTTGGAGTTGGCTATGATAACTTTGATACCGCTGCTATGAAACAATGCGGGGTAGTAGGCACACATACCCCCTTTGTCCTAGATGAAACGGTGGCGGACTTGGCCTTTGGGTTAATTCTTTCTGCTGCCAGAAGAATCCCGGAATTAAATAATGTAGTAAAGGACAAAAGGTGGGAAAAGCCATTTACTGACTCCTTCATTTTTGGTCAAGATGTGCACCATGCCACAATAGGGATTATTGGCATGGGACGGGTCGGTGAAAAGATTGCCAGGAGAGCTGCGCTGGGATTTGAAATGAATGTTTTGTATAACAGTCCAAGGAGAAAGTATGCGCTAGAGGAAAAGTATGGAATTCAATATTGTGAACTGAACCCTTTATTAGAGGGCTCAGATTTTGTGTTACTGATGCTTCCATTGAATGAATCTACCTATCATTTTATGGGAGAAGAGCAGTTTCATAGGATGAAATCAACGGCCATTTTTATTAATTGTGCTAGAGGGCAGGTCGTTGATGAAAAAGCTCTTATTCGTGCATTAAAAGAAGGCAAAATTTATGGAGCGGGTCTGGATGTGTATGAAGCAGAACCTATTGAAATGGATAATCCGCTTCTGAACATGGCCAATGTTGTCACATTGCCGCATATTGGCTCTGCTACAGAAAAAACACGATTTGATATGGCCATGGTTGCTGCTAAGAACCTAGTAGCAGGTGTTACAGGACAAGTGCCAGAACATGTAGTCCCAGAATTACAAAGTCTAGTAAAATGA
- a CDS encoding DeoR/GlpR family DNA-binding transcription regulator, with protein sequence MFADQRRKLIIEMLTEKGTVNVNDLTDLLKISAATIRSDLNQMEKQGLLIRTHGGAMLKGDEPDPIDKTYENRGKKFHAEKQRIGYSALKYIQQGQCILLDASTTCFELAKYLSETKMRLTVVTSGIATAALLKENPNLTVIIIGGIVRHSSNSVEGLLGEELLRKINIDLLFTSAYAFNTRDGLSDFSFYEVELKRTMVSVANKVIVLLDHSKIDKSSSATFARPNEIDTFITDQQVTEEIRNYFADNQINLEIAE encoded by the coding sequence ATGTTCGCCGATCAACGGAGAAAACTAATAATTGAAATGCTGACAGAAAAAGGCACGGTCAATGTAAATGATTTGACTGATTTGCTTAAGATTTCTGCAGCTACGATCAGGTCTGATTTAAATCAAATGGAGAAACAAGGCCTCCTTATCCGCACACATGGCGGGGCGATGCTTAAAGGAGATGAACCGGATCCAATCGATAAAACGTATGAGAATCGGGGAAAGAAATTCCACGCGGAAAAACAACGAATCGGCTATAGCGCACTAAAGTATATTCAACAAGGCCAGTGTATCCTTTTAGACGCAAGTACGACCTGTTTTGAGCTTGCCAAGTATTTAAGTGAAACGAAAATGAGACTTACGGTCGTTACCAGTGGTATAGCTACAGCAGCATTGTTAAAGGAAAATCCAAATTTAACCGTCATTATTATTGGTGGTATTGTCCGCCATTCTTCTAATTCAGTGGAAGGACTGCTCGGGGAAGAGCTTTTAAGAAAAATTAATATTGATCTGCTTTTCACGTCAGCATATGCATTTAATACACGGGATGGATTATCCGATTTTAGTTTTTATGAAGTGGAATTAAAACGGACCATGGTATCTGTAGCTAATAAAGTCATTGTTTTACTAGATCATAGTAAAATAGATAAAAGCTCAAGTGCGACATTCGCACGCCCGAATGAGATTGATACATTTATTACAGATCAACAGGTTACAGAAGAAATAAGAAATTACTTTGCTGATAACCAGATCAATTTAGAAATTGCCGAATAG
- a CDS encoding triose-phosphate isomerase has protein sequence MNKIWIGTNWKMTKTIAEGVAFTKELRSISEAIPSSIQLFIIPSHTALVPIKELTTETDMYLGAQNMHWEDSGAYTGEISPRMLAEIGIDLIELGHSERRQYFNETDVAINKKVHAALNYSIKPLICIGENLDQKEQLISKETLAAQLKVCLQGLSKEMAKEILIAYEPVWAIGDQGVPADAAYVADIHHFLRSTLVELFEEVGLTIPLLYGGSVNQENFLEYSKLENVNGLFIGRAAWDIESFQKILYTLEAKLGV, from the coding sequence ATGAACAAGATTTGGATCGGGACCAATTGGAAGATGACAAAGACAATCGCAGAAGGAGTCGCGTTCACAAAAGAGCTGCGGTCCATTTCAGAAGCGATTCCCTCTTCTATACAATTATTTATCATTCCTTCCCACACCGCCCTTGTTCCGATTAAGGAGCTAACGACGGAAACCGACATGTATTTAGGGGCACAAAACATGCACTGGGAAGATAGCGGCGCTTATACGGGTGAGATTTCCCCACGGATGTTAGCTGAAATTGGCATTGATTTGATTGAGTTGGGCCATTCGGAACGCAGGCAATATTTTAATGAAACGGACGTGGCCATTAATAAAAAGGTCCATGCTGCCTTAAACTATTCTATTAAACCACTGATTTGTATTGGTGAAAACTTGGATCAAAAGGAGCAGCTGATTTCGAAGGAAACATTGGCGGCACAGCTTAAAGTTTGCTTACAGGGCCTATCAAAGGAAATGGCTAAGGAGATTCTAATTGCTTATGAACCTGTCTGGGCAATAGGAGATCAGGGGGTTCCGGCTGATGCTGCTTACGTTGCAGACATCCATCATTTTCTTCGGAGTACCTTGGTAGAGCTGTTTGAGGAAGTTGGCTTGACTATTCCACTCTTGTATGGCGGGAGTGTTAATCAAGAAAATTTCCTTGAATATAGTAAACTTGAAAATGTTAATGGCTTATTTATTGGGAGGGCAGCTTGGGATATTGAGAGTTTTCAAAAAATCCTTTACACGCTTGAGGCGAAATTAGGTGTGTAG
- a CDS encoding sugar phosphate isomerase/epimerase family protein, with the protein MSTQFIPSLLVPEIYFPVHHEKGFTVNLLEKMAADGFYRSFEIADGQDQQERKRILALKEQYHFQLTQWLTFLIDKNKLDVSSVDSQLRSESVRQIKENIYLAAECGASNIAFVPGPDPGPERRLEAMEGFYHALCDICEEAAKYQMNVLVEHLDRFAHKKRLIGPMKDTVELLSRVAEKHDNIGLAFDTAHAALNKEGIAEALELAKVEIHQIHFSNAVVDPTNNLYGDFHMPIGEPGFLTIEKISDILRKADELSLQSERGLRVAVEVRGTDKDNYQANEKTVRSILEKALGLVASR; encoded by the coding sequence ATGAGTACACAGTTTATTCCTTCCCTACTTGTACCTGAAATCTATTTTCCTGTTCATCATGAAAAAGGTTTTACGGTCAATTTACTTGAAAAAATGGCAGCTGACGGATTCTATCGTTCGTTTGAAATTGCCGATGGGCAAGATCAACAGGAGCGCAAACGCATCTTGGCTTTAAAGGAACAATACCATTTTCAACTAACACAATGGTTAACCTTTTTAATAGATAAAAACAAACTTGATGTTTCGTCAGTTGATTCGCAACTTCGCTCAGAGTCCGTTCGCCAGATCAAGGAAAACATCTATTTAGCTGCAGAATGCGGGGCGAGCAATATTGCCTTTGTCCCTGGGCCAGACCCTGGCCCGGAACGGCGGCTAGAGGCAATGGAAGGTTTTTACCATGCCTTGTGTGATATTTGTGAAGAAGCCGCTAAATATCAGATGAATGTTTTAGTCGAACATCTTGATCGCTTTGCCCATAAAAAACGTCTGATAGGGCCGATGAAAGATACGGTCGAATTACTTTCACGGGTGGCGGAGAAACACGATAACATTGGTTTAGCCTTTGATACGGCGCATGCTGCATTAAATAAGGAAGGCATTGCCGAGGCGTTAGAGCTAGCTAAAGTCGAGATTCACCAGATTCATTTTTCCAATGCAGTGGTTGATCCAACTAATAATTTATATGGGGATTTCCATATGCCAATTGGAGAGCCTGGTTTCTTAACGATTGAGAAGATAAGTGATATATTACGAAAGGCTGATGAACTCAGTCTCCAATCCGAGCGTGGTTTACGGGTGGCTGTAGAAGTGCGGGGAACGGATAAAGACAATTACCAAGCGAATGAAAAAACGGTACGGTCGATTTTAGAAAAAGCATTGGGTTTAGTAGCTAGTAGATAA
- a CDS encoding dihydrodipicolinate synthase family protein gives MTTKKLQGVIPPVSIIFDEQGGLDKKGMATVIDFLIDSGVDGLFFLGTGGEFSQMSVEERKEVALFTTEYVGGRVPVLIGTGSTSTREVVLLSQHAESVGVDAVVIINPYYWSLTEENLFAHYSEIANSVHVPIYLYNFPTMSGQDLSPEFVLKLVDAHENIVGIKETVESVAHIRDMILTVKGKHPDFAVFSGFDDHFLQTLTLGGDGVISASINFAPQLALGVYKAYRENRIDEAVAFHQRMAILPTMYKLDSPFVSVVKEAMKLTGLDISTHVLAPACSLRTEKIEELKKILVQADLLESAPVQ, from the coding sequence ATGACAACCAAAAAACTTCAAGGGGTTATCCCCCCGGTATCAATCATTTTTGACGAACAAGGTGGACTTGATAAAAAAGGAATGGCAACTGTTATTGATTTTTTAATTGATTCGGGTGTGGATGGATTGTTCTTTCTGGGAACAGGTGGCGAGTTCTCGCAAATGTCTGTGGAAGAACGAAAGGAAGTAGCATTGTTTACGACGGAATATGTGGGCGGCAGGGTGCCAGTCCTGATTGGGACGGGAAGCACTAGTACGCGTGAAGTGGTTCTTCTTAGTCAACATGCGGAATCGGTAGGTGTCGATGCGGTTGTCATCATCAATCCATACTATTGGTCATTGACAGAGGAAAATTTATTTGCTCATTACAGTGAGATTGCCAACTCCGTTCACGTACCGATTTACCTTTACAATTTCCCTACCATGTCAGGACAGGATTTGAGTCCGGAATTCGTTCTTAAATTGGTTGATGCACATGAAAATATCGTCGGAATTAAGGAAACGGTTGAAAGTGTGGCACATATTCGCGATATGATTTTAACCGTTAAAGGAAAGCATCCAGATTTTGCTGTGTTCTCCGGTTTTGATGATCATTTCTTACAAACCTTGACACTTGGCGGGGATGGCGTGATTAGTGCTTCCATTAATTTTGCCCCACAACTAGCGCTTGGTGTTTACAAGGCATACAGAGAGAACCGTATCGATGAGGCTGTGGCTTTTCATCAACGCATGGCAATCTTGCCAACCATGTACAAACTCGATTCACCGTTTGTTAGTGTGGTAAAAGAGGCGATGAAATTAACAGGATTGGATATTTCGACACATGTTCTTGCACCGGCTTGTTCGTTACGTACTGAAAAAATCGAGGAGCTTAAAAAGATTCTCGTTCAAGCGGACTTGTTAGAAAGTGCACCAGTTCAATAA
- the dhaL gene encoding dihydroxyacetone kinase subunit DhaL, which translates to MSNSTYEVKLNAEQVKDMFLYVGEQVIENKPFLTKIDSAIGDGDHGIGMSVGFKKADENLNKKEFTTINDVFKTIGMSMIANMGGASGVIFGTLFTGGVKGLNPQEELTLPLLGQILEGAVKSIKERGKAELGDKTMIDALEPAAAGIKQSIEANHSLLEGLVVAEKCAADGVEKSKEYVAKFGRAKSLGERAIGHQDAGATTVWIMFKSMREWVEKAAAQQ; encoded by the coding sequence ATGTCAAATAGTACCTATGAAGTCAAGCTAAATGCCGAACAGGTGAAAGATATGTTCCTGTATGTGGGAGAGCAAGTTATCGAGAACAAGCCGTTTTTAACCAAAATTGATAGCGCTATCGGCGATGGAGACCATGGAATCGGCATGTCTGTTGGGTTTAAAAAGGCAGATGAAAACTTAAACAAAAAAGAATTTACCACCATCAATGACGTTTTTAAAACCATTGGAATGTCGATGATTGCGAACATGGGCGGAGCATCCGGTGTTATTTTCGGTACATTGTTTACTGGTGGCGTGAAAGGTCTCAACCCACAGGAGGAATTGACACTGCCATTATTAGGACAAATTCTTGAAGGGGCAGTGAAGTCGATTAAGGAACGTGGGAAGGCTGAATTAGGCGATAAAACGATGATCGATGCACTTGAACCTGCAGCCGCGGGGATCAAACAAAGTATCGAAGCCAATCATAGTTTACTAGAAGGACTTGTTGTGGCTGAGAAATGTGCAGCAGACGGTGTAGAAAAATCAAAGGAATATGTTGCCAAGTTTGGCAGGGCGAAGTCGCTTGGCGAACGAGCGATTGGTCATCAAGATGCCGGGGCAACGACGGTCTGGATTATGTTTAAATCAATGAGAGAATGGGTCGAGAAAGCCGCTGCTCAACAATAA
- a CDS encoding dihydroxyacetone kinase subunit DhaK has translation MKKIINQPECVVEETIEGFLAAYKRTYQKVENVNGLIRRNRKDKVAIVTGGGSGHEPLFLGLIGEGLADGVTLGNVFAAPPPTNVFEVAKAVDSGKGVLFIYGNYSGDILNFGMAEELLEMEDIQTRTVLVTDDVASAPVERKGDRRGIAGDIFVVKIAGAAAERGLSLEEVTQVTQKANDHTFSIGVALAPGSIPGATELPYTLGDDEIEIGMGIHGEPGMERTKMMFADVLTDKLMETLLAESHIESGDEVAVLVNGLGSTTLMELLIVNRRVAQMLEEKGIKAYDMDVNSYCTTQEMAGFSITFLKLDDELKDLYNAPADSPYYKKGLSSTSIGGSVYVK, from the coding sequence TTGAAGAAAATTATCAACCAACCTGAATGCGTAGTTGAAGAAACAATTGAAGGTTTCTTGGCAGCATATAAACGTACATATCAAAAAGTTGAAAATGTAAACGGACTCATTCGTCGGAATCGTAAAGATAAAGTAGCGATCGTTACAGGAGGCGGCAGTGGCCATGAACCATTGTTTTTGGGGTTAATTGGTGAAGGACTCGCTGATGGCGTCACATTGGGGAATGTTTTTGCGGCTCCGCCACCAACAAATGTGTTTGAAGTGGCGAAAGCTGTTGACTCTGGTAAAGGTGTTCTCTTTATCTACGGAAATTATTCCGGTGATATATTAAACTTCGGCATGGCAGAAGAACTACTAGAAATGGAAGATATTCAGACTCGTACAGTCCTCGTTACGGATGATGTAGCATCAGCCCCTGTTGAACGCAAAGGAGATCGCAGAGGGATTGCCGGAGACATTTTTGTCGTCAAGATTGCGGGTGCCGCGGCAGAAAGAGGGCTGTCTTTAGAAGAAGTTACCCAGGTGACCCAGAAAGCGAATGATCATACTTTCTCGATTGGTGTTGCCTTGGCTCCTGGGTCCATCCCTGGTGCAACAGAGCTGCCGTACACACTTGGTGATGATGAAATTGAGATTGGCATGGGCATCCATGGAGAACCAGGAATGGAACGTACAAAAATGATGTTTGCCGATGTGTTGACAGATAAGTTGATGGAAACATTGCTTGCTGAAAGCCATATTGAGTCCGGTGATGAAGTGGCTGTATTAGTCAATGGCCTTGGCTCAACGACGTTAATGGAGCTATTAATTGTAAACCGCAGAGTGGCGCAAATGTTAGAAGAAAAAGGGATTAAAGCGTATGACATGGATGTTAATAGCTATTGTACGACACAGGAAATGGCGGGATTCTCTATCACGTTCCTAAAGTTAGATGATGAATTAAAAGATTTATATAATGCACCAGCTGATTCACCGTATTACAAAAAGGGATTGTCATCAACTAGTATCGGAGGCAGCGTTTATGTCAAATAG
- a CDS encoding MFS transporter, which translates to MKTEQALQTDFPVKSAKTNKKFRWTVVIWLLIGGIINYLDRTNLSIAAPAMIKELDLNMTHIGLLGTIFSWTYACMQLPSGWLIDKFGAKRVYSIAVLWWSVATALTGACNKLLTLVGARFLLGVGEAPCMPSNAKITAQWFPKSERGLATGFWDASSKVGPAIAPPILVAIQVAFGWRALFFITGGIGIIFILLFMKFYKSPDQSKLLSKEEYDYIKAQGGASNDTVESTNIKWRELFKYRSVWGMILGFFCTIWIWNIFLTFLPLYLLNTQDISFKELGFYAAVPYIGGIAGNLGGGYITKVLADKGICSPINAKRGLIAISAILAAAFVIMLPFVHGLAITITLMTLALAVVSAITGSAWALAGDVAPPAMVGSVGAIQNFGGYFGGAFAPLVTGIILDTTGSYSIAFISGGIIAGFAAFFYWFIVKDPIKPAKA; encoded by the coding sequence ATGAAAACAGAACAGGCGCTTCAGACGGATTTTCCGGTCAAGTCAGCAAAAACGAATAAGAAGTTTCGTTGGACGGTGGTTATTTGGCTATTAATTGGTGGGATCATTAACTACCTGGACCGAACGAATCTTTCGATTGCGGCTCCAGCTATGATTAAAGAATTAGATTTAAATATGACGCATATTGGCCTTTTAGGAACGATCTTTTCTTGGACCTATGCGTGCATGCAGCTTCCTTCGGGCTGGCTCATTGATAAATTTGGAGCGAAGCGGGTTTATTCGATTGCCGTTCTTTGGTGGAGTGTTGCAACCGCTTTAACTGGCGCCTGTAACAAGCTACTTACCTTAGTCGGAGCAAGGTTCTTGCTAGGGGTCGGGGAAGCGCCATGTATGCCATCTAATGCTAAAATTACTGCACAGTGGTTTCCAAAGAGTGAACGTGGACTAGCAACAGGGTTCTGGGATGCGTCCTCAAAAGTGGGTCCTGCCATTGCACCACCTATTCTAGTTGCGATTCAGGTAGCGTTTGGCTGGCGTGCCCTATTCTTCATTACCGGTGGTATTGGTATTATCTTTATCCTTTTATTTATGAAATTCTATAAATCACCTGATCAAAGTAAGCTCCTTTCCAAAGAGGAATATGATTATATCAAAGCCCAAGGCGGCGCAAGCAACGATACCGTTGAATCGACCAATATTAAATGGAGAGAACTATTTAAGTATAGAAGTGTTTGGGGAATGATTCTTGGCTTCTTCTGTACCATTTGGATCTGGAATATTTTCCTTACCTTCTTACCATTATATCTATTAAACACACAAGATATTTCTTTTAAAGAACTTGGTTTTTATGCGGCTGTTCCCTATATTGGCGGGATTGCCGGCAACTTAGGCGGAGGATACATCACAAAGGTGTTAGCGGATAAAGGGATTTGTTCCCCGATTAACGCGAAACGCGGTCTGATTGCAATCAGTGCGATTCTTGCTGCTGCATTTGTCATTATGCTTCCATTTGTACATGGATTAGCGATCACGATTACCTTGATGACGTTAGCACTTGCTGTCGTTTCTGCCATTACGGGCAGTGCGTGGGCATTGGCTGGTGATGTAGCACCCCCTGCTATGGTTGGATCTGTTGGTGCGATTCAAAACTTCGGTGGTTACTTTGGCGGTGCATTTGCCCCATTGGTAACGGGTATCATTTTAGATACAACAGGTTCTTATTCAATCGCCTTTATTTCTGGTGGGATTATCGCTGGTTTTGCAGCCTTCTTCTATTGGTTCATTGTGAAAGATCCAATTAAACCAGCGAAAGCATAG
- a CDS encoding sugar phosphate isomerase/epimerase family protein, protein MGNRIIPSLLVTEVFFPVKDEKGFAAGVVENLGSQGFYRSFEIGDGYDQEDRNRILRAKEQNNLSILQWLTFLTYKTDLNVSAIDASLRGKTVKQIKESLYLAAECGVSTVAFVPGPDPGIHLRKQGLEAFYESLCEICEEAATFNMHVSIEAMDREVHKKRVLGPTSEAVPIISKVKEKFSNVGLVFDTAHVALNGEDIFTSLDLAKATMDRLHFANVVLDPESPLYGDNHMPIGEPGFLTVEKMSRILRKADELGIQAEKGLPVAVEVQGRDKIDYFANERTIRAALESAMNLVESN, encoded by the coding sequence ATGGGGAACCGAATCATTCCATCCTTGCTCGTTACAGAAGTGTTTTTTCCGGTGAAGGATGAAAAGGGGTTTGCCGCTGGTGTAGTAGAAAATTTGGGGTCTCAAGGATTTTACCGTTCTTTTGAAATCGGTGATGGGTATGATCAAGAGGATCGAAACCGAATTTTACGTGCGAAGGAACAAAATAACTTATCGATCTTGCAGTGGTTAACTTTTTTAACGTATAAGACGGATCTAAATGTTTCGGCGATAGATGCTAGTTTAAGAGGAAAGACCGTCAAGCAGATTAAAGAAAGCTTATATTTGGCAGCAGAGTGCGGCGTTTCAACTGTTGCATTTGTTCCGGGTCCTGACCCAGGCATCCATTTACGCAAACAGGGACTTGAAGCATTTTATGAAAGTCTTTGTGAAATTTGTGAGGAAGCAGCTACGTTTAATATGCATGTATCGATTGAAGCGATGGACCGCGAAGTACACAAAAAACGAGTACTAGGTCCCACAAGTGAAGCTGTTCCGATCATTTCTAAGGTGAAGGAAAAGTTTTCAAATGTTGGGCTCGTATTTGATACAGCCCATGTAGCACTTAATGGCGAGGATATTTTTACCTCATTAGATTTAGCGAAAGCAACAATGGATCGCCTTCATTTTGCAAATGTCGTCTTAGATCCTGAAAGCCCTTTATATGGTGATAACCACATGCCAATAGGTGAACCAGGCTTTTTAACAGTCGAAAAGATGTCGCGTATTTTGCGAAAGGCAGATGAACTTGGCATTCAGGCTGAAAAAGGCTTACCTGTTGCAGTAGAAGTGCAAGGGAGAGACAAGATTGATTATTTTGCAAATGAGCGAACCATTAGAGCTGCATTAGAAAGTGCGATGAACCTTGTCGAAAGTAACTGA
- a CDS encoding sugar phosphate isomerase/epimerase — protein sequence MTIKFGCHGSTWVLDYDEKVDCLDHMLDTVKEAGFKGIDVQYALLGKYNAAPQKLKEKLARMDLELAAITLPFSWESDKESEEEKQRADYYINYLKHFPNAKLNLPARVGPNRDNLVKRQREIISCVNAVSKRAVENGVVAVFHPHSPATSYFRTESDYTLLFEELDTRYVAYTPDVGHIAAGGMDPVEVVKKYLPIIKHVHFKDCSKDFEWKKMGTGDIDFPAIVQSLVEYGYDGWIMVEEETEETKTNADQCIYDISKYVDEKLKPIVNGVKI from the coding sequence ATGACGATTAAATTTGGTTGTCACGGATCGACATGGGTACTTGATTATGATGAAAAAGTCGATTGCTTAGATCATATGCTTGATACGGTTAAGGAAGCTGGATTCAAGGGGATTGATGTTCAGTATGCTTTATTGGGGAAATATAATGCAGCACCTCAAAAACTAAAAGAGAAGCTTGCTCGCATGGATCTTGAGCTAGCGGCAATCACTTTACCATTCAGTTGGGAAAGTGATAAAGAATCGGAAGAAGAGAAGCAACGTGCCGATTATTATATTAACTATTTAAAGCACTTCCCGAATGCAAAGTTAAATTTACCAGCACGAGTAGGACCTAATCGTGATAATCTCGTAAAAAGACAACGAGAGATTATTAGCTGCGTGAATGCTGTTAGTAAACGTGCTGTCGAAAATGGCGTTGTTGCTGTATTCCACCCACATTCTCCAGCAACCTCCTATTTTAGAACAGAAAGTGATTATACCCTTCTTTTTGAAGAATTAGATACACGGTATGTAGCTTACACACCTGATGTCGGTCATATTGCCGCTGGTGGGATGGATCCAGTTGAAGTGGTTAAAAAGTACCTGCCAATTATCAAACATGTTCATTTTAAGGATTGCTCGAAAGACTTCGAGTGGAAGAAGATGGGGACTGGAGATATCGATTTTCCTGCGATTGTTCAATCTTTAGTTGAGTATGGTTATGATGGCTGGATTATGGTCGAAGAAGAAACGGAAGAAACCAAAACAAATGCTGATCAATGTATCTATGATATTAGTAAATATGTGGATGAGAAATTGAAGCCGATTGTTAACGGAGTGAAAATATAA
- the rpiB gene encoding ribose 5-phosphate isomerase B, whose product MKIGIGSDHNAFQMKEEVKLYITSLGHEVIDYGCYSEDEVDYPGVAFHVATDVTTNKLERGILFCGTGIGMSIAANKVPGIRSAQCHDVFSAERAQLSNNAQIMTIGAKVIGVELAKKVAAAYLSVSFQDGNSSRKINQIMDKEKEYLLNGSCC is encoded by the coding sequence ATGAAAATTGGAATTGGTTCAGATCATAATGCCTTTCAAATGAAGGAGGAAGTAAAATTATATATTACTAGTTTAGGGCATGAAGTGATCGATTATGGCTGTTATTCAGAAGATGAAGTCGATTACCCTGGTGTGGCATTTCATGTAGCAACTGACGTGACAACGAACAAACTAGAACGCGGCATTCTTTTTTGCGGAACAGGAATTGGCATGTCGATTGCAGCCAATAAGGTTCCAGGGATCCGTTCGGCCCAATGCCATGATGTATTTTCTGCAGAACGCGCCCAACTTAGTAACAACGCCCAAATCATGACCATCGGAGCAAAAGTAATTGGTGTAGAGCTTGCAAAAAAAGTGGCTGCAGCCTACTTAAGCGTTTCCTTCCAAGATGGTAATTCTTCAAGAAAAATCAATCAAATCATGGATAAAGAAAAGGAATATCTACTTAACGGGTCATGCTGCTAA
- the glpX gene encoding class II fructose-bisphosphatase, whose translation MQTKSKVCTRGLVMDFLAVTQQAAIASFPWIGKGNKMEADGAGTAAMRTLMNAIDMRGKIVIGEGEMDEAPMLYINEELGTGIGPMVDIAVDPVEGTTLMANGQGNSLAVIAVAERGSLLHAPDMYMKKIAVGPKAKGCIDIELPLIDNMRAVAKALGKDMKDLTVMMQDRPRHNELMNVVIAAGASIKLFSDVDITGAIATAIDGMEVDLLVGTGGAPEGVIAATALKCLGGDFQAILLPQDEAEYNRCLQMGIPHPEKPLTLDEIVKTEDCFFVATGITDGLLLEGVKRKENTAIMTHSLITIGGDSKNSQYVNATFHTTR comes from the coding sequence ATGCAAACGAAAAGTAAAGTCTGCACACGGGGCTTGGTGATGGATTTTCTCGCAGTCACACAACAGGCAGCGATTGCATCCTTTCCTTGGATTGGCAAAGGAAACAAAATGGAAGCAGATGGCGCGGGTACTGCGGCGATGCGCACCCTCATGAACGCGATTGATATGCGGGGCAAAATTGTCATCGGTGAGGGTGAAATGGATGAAGCCCCCATGCTATACATTAATGAGGAACTCGGAACTGGAATCGGCCCCATGGTGGATATCGCTGTTGACCCTGTCGAAGGAACAACCTTAATGGCAAACGGGCAAGGAAATTCACTTGCCGTTATTGCCGTTGCTGAGCGCGGAAGTTTACTACATGCCCCTGATATGTACATGAAAAAGATTGCGGTTGGACCAAAAGCGAAGGGCTGTATCGATATTGAATTACCATTAATCGATAACATGAGAGCGGTAGCAAAGGCACTTGGTAAGGACATGAAGGATTTAACTGTTATGATGCAGGATCGGCCGCGACATAACGAGCTCATGAATGTGGTGATTGCTGCCGGTGCCAGCATAAAGTTATTCTCAGATGTCGATATCACCGGTGCAATTGCGACCGCTATTGATGGGATGGAGGTTGATTTATTAGTTGGAACAGGCGGTGCCCCAGAAGGTGTTATTGCAGCCACCGCCTTAAAATGCTTAGGAGGAGACTTCCAAGCAATACTACTTCCACAAGATGAAGCTGAATATAACCGGTGTCTCCAGATGGGCATTCCACATCCTGAAAAACCGTTAACATTAGATGAGATTGTCAAGACCGAAGATTGTTTCTTTGTCGCAACCGGAATCACCGATGGCTTGCTGCTTGAGGGCGTAAAGAGAAAAGAGAACACGGCCATTATGACCCACTCTCTCATTACGATAGGCGGAGACAGTAAAAATTCACAATACGTCAATGCCACTTTTCATACCACTCGCTAG